A DNA window from Tachysurus fulvidraco isolate hzauxx_2018 chromosome 4, HZAU_PFXX_2.0, whole genome shotgun sequence contains the following coding sequences:
- the ldb1a gene encoding LIM domain-binding protein 1-A isoform X5, with amino-acid sequence MSVGGCACPGCSSKSFKLYSPKEPPNGSAFPPFHPGTMLDRDVGPTPMYTPSYMEPGIGRHTPYGNQTDYRIFELNKRLQNWTEQDCDNLWWDAFTTEFFEDDAMLTVTFCLEDGPKRYTIGRTLIPRYFRSIFEGGATELFYVLKHPKESFHSNFVSLDCDQCTMVTQNGKPMFTQVCVEGRLYLEFMFDDMMRIKTWHFSIRQHREVVPRSILAMHAQDPQMLDQLSKNITRCGLSNSTLNYLRLCVILEPMQELMSRHKTYSLSPRDCLKTCLFQKWQRMVAPPAEPARQAPNKRRKRKMSGGSTVSTGGGNNSNSNSKKKSPASSFALSSQVPDLVGTKTCTVPELEDRS; translated from the exons GCTGTTCGTCCAAGTCGTTCAAGCTGTACTCCCCAAAGGAACCTCCCAACGGTAGTGCCTTCCCCCCATTTCACCCAGGCACTATGCTGGACAGAGATGTGGG CCCGACGCCAATGTACACCCCTTCGTACATGGAACCTGGAATAGG GAGGCATACACCATATGGAAACCAAACAGACTACAGGATATTTGAACTGAATAAACGGCTGCAGAACTGGACAGAG CAGGATTGTGACAATCTATGGTGGGATGCCTTCACTACAGAATTCTTTGAAGATGATGCCATGTTAACAGTCACATTCTGTTTAGAAGATGGTCCTAAACGATACA CCATCGGCCGGACGTTGATTCCTCGCTACTTTAGAAGTATCTTTGAGGGGGGAGCGACTGAACTCTTCTATGTACTAAAGCATCCCAAGGAGTCTTTCCACAGCAACTTTGTGTCCCTTGACTGTGATCAGTGCACTATGGTCACGCAAAACGGCAAGCCCATGTTTACACAG GTTTGTGTAGAAGGCAGGTTATATCTGGAATTCATGTTTGACGATATGATGCGCATAAAGACGTGGCACTTCAGCATCAGACAGCACCGTGAAGTCGTTCCACGCAGCATATTGGCCATGCAT GCACAAGACCCACAGATGCTTGACCAGCTCTCAAAAAACATCACAAGATGTGGGTTGTCCAATTCAACATTAAACTACCTCAGA CTTTGTGTAATCCTGGAACCCATGCAGGAGTTAATGTCCAGACACAAGACGTACAGCCTCAGTCCTCGAGATTGTTTAAAGACATGCTTATTTCAGAAATGGCAAAGGATGGTTGCCCCACCAG CTGAGCCGGCAAGACAAGCGCCAAATAAGCGACGGAAACGGAAAATGTCTGGTGGCAGCACCGTGAGCACTGGTGGaggcaacaacagcaacagcaacagtaAGAAGAAAAGTCCAGCCAGCAGCTTTGCGCTCTCCAGCCAGGTACCT GACCTGGTTGGAACAAAAACCTGTACAGTTCCGGAGCTTGAGGACCGGAGTTGA
- the ldb1a gene encoding LIM domain-binding protein 1-A isoform X6, protein MSVGGCACPGCSSKSFKLYSPKEPPNGSAFPPFHPGTMLDRDVGPTPMYTPSYMEPGIGRHTPYGNQTDYRIFELNKRLQNWTEDCDNLWWDAFTTEFFEDDAMLTVTFCLEDGPKRYTIGRTLIPRYFRSIFEGGATELFYVLKHPKESFHSNFVSLDCDQCTMVTQNGKPMFTQVCVEGRLYLEFMFDDMMRIKTWHFSIRQHREVVPRSILAMHAQDPQMLDQLSKNITRCGLSNSTLNYLRLCVILEPMQELMSRHKTYSLSPRDCLKTCLFQKWQRMVAPPAEPARQAPNKRRKRKMSGGSTVSTGGGNNSNSNSKKKSPASSFALSSQVPDLVGTKTCTVPELEDRS, encoded by the exons GCTGTTCGTCCAAGTCGTTCAAGCTGTACTCCCCAAAGGAACCTCCCAACGGTAGTGCCTTCCCCCCATTTCACCCAGGCACTATGCTGGACAGAGATGTGGG CCCGACGCCAATGTACACCCCTTCGTACATGGAACCTGGAATAGG GAGGCATACACCATATGGAAACCAAACAGACTACAGGATATTTGAACTGAATAAACGGCTGCAGAACTGGACAGAG GATTGTGACAATCTATGGTGGGATGCCTTCACTACAGAATTCTTTGAAGATGATGCCATGTTAACAGTCACATTCTGTTTAGAAGATGGTCCTAAACGATACA CCATCGGCCGGACGTTGATTCCTCGCTACTTTAGAAGTATCTTTGAGGGGGGAGCGACTGAACTCTTCTATGTACTAAAGCATCCCAAGGAGTCTTTCCACAGCAACTTTGTGTCCCTTGACTGTGATCAGTGCACTATGGTCACGCAAAACGGCAAGCCCATGTTTACACAG GTTTGTGTAGAAGGCAGGTTATATCTGGAATTCATGTTTGACGATATGATGCGCATAAAGACGTGGCACTTCAGCATCAGACAGCACCGTGAAGTCGTTCCACGCAGCATATTGGCCATGCAT GCACAAGACCCACAGATGCTTGACCAGCTCTCAAAAAACATCACAAGATGTGGGTTGTCCAATTCAACATTAAACTACCTCAGA CTTTGTGTAATCCTGGAACCCATGCAGGAGTTAATGTCCAGACACAAGACGTACAGCCTCAGTCCTCGAGATTGTTTAAAGACATGCTTATTTCAGAAATGGCAAAGGATGGTTGCCCCACCAG CTGAGCCGGCAAGACAAGCGCCAAATAAGCGACGGAAACGGAAAATGTCTGGTGGCAGCACCGTGAGCACTGGTGGaggcaacaacagcaacagcaacagtaAGAAGAAAAGTCCAGCCAGCAGCTTTGCGCTCTCCAGCCAGGTACCT GACCTGGTTGGAACAAAAACCTGTACAGTTCCGGAGCTTGAGGACCGGAGTTGA
- the ldb1a gene encoding LIM domain-binding protein 1-A isoform X7: MSVGGCACPGCSSKSFKLYSPKEPPNGSAFPPFHPGTMLDRDVGPTPMYTPSYMEPGIGRHTPYGNQTDYRIFELNKRLQNWTEQDCDNLWWDAFTTEFFEDDAMLTVTFCLEDGPKRYTIGRTLIPRYFRSIFEGGATELFYVLKHPKESFHSNFVSLDCDQCTMVTQNGKPMFTQVCVEGRLYLEFMFDDMMRIKTWHFSIRQHREVVPRSILAMHAQDPQMLDQLSKNITRCGLSNSTLNYLRLCVILEPMQELMSRHKTYSLSPRDCLKTCLFQKWQRMVAPPAEPARQAPNKRRKRKMSGGSTVSTGGGNNSNSNSKKKSPASSFALSSQDLVGTKTCTVPELEDRS, translated from the exons GCTGTTCGTCCAAGTCGTTCAAGCTGTACTCCCCAAAGGAACCTCCCAACGGTAGTGCCTTCCCCCCATTTCACCCAGGCACTATGCTGGACAGAGATGTGGG CCCGACGCCAATGTACACCCCTTCGTACATGGAACCTGGAATAGG GAGGCATACACCATATGGAAACCAAACAGACTACAGGATATTTGAACTGAATAAACGGCTGCAGAACTGGACAGAG CAGGATTGTGACAATCTATGGTGGGATGCCTTCACTACAGAATTCTTTGAAGATGATGCCATGTTAACAGTCACATTCTGTTTAGAAGATGGTCCTAAACGATACA CCATCGGCCGGACGTTGATTCCTCGCTACTTTAGAAGTATCTTTGAGGGGGGAGCGACTGAACTCTTCTATGTACTAAAGCATCCCAAGGAGTCTTTCCACAGCAACTTTGTGTCCCTTGACTGTGATCAGTGCACTATGGTCACGCAAAACGGCAAGCCCATGTTTACACAG GTTTGTGTAGAAGGCAGGTTATATCTGGAATTCATGTTTGACGATATGATGCGCATAAAGACGTGGCACTTCAGCATCAGACAGCACCGTGAAGTCGTTCCACGCAGCATATTGGCCATGCAT GCACAAGACCCACAGATGCTTGACCAGCTCTCAAAAAACATCACAAGATGTGGGTTGTCCAATTCAACATTAAACTACCTCAGA CTTTGTGTAATCCTGGAACCCATGCAGGAGTTAATGTCCAGACACAAGACGTACAGCCTCAGTCCTCGAGATTGTTTAAAGACATGCTTATTTCAGAAATGGCAAAGGATGGTTGCCCCACCAG CTGAGCCGGCAAGACAAGCGCCAAATAAGCGACGGAAACGGAAAATGTCTGGTGGCAGCACCGTGAGCACTGGTGGaggcaacaacagcaacagcaacagtaAGAAGAAAAGTCCAGCCAGCAGCTTTGCGCTCTCCAGCCAG GACCTGGTTGGAACAAAAACCTGTACAGTTCCGGAGCTTGAGGACCGGAGTTGA
- the ldb1a gene encoding LIM domain-binding protein 1-A isoform X2: MSVGGCACPGCSSKSFKLYSPKEPPNGSAFPPFHPGTMLDRDVGPTPMYTPSYMEPGIGRHTPYGNQTDYRIFELNKRLQNWTEDCDNLWWDAFTTEFFEDDAMLTVTFCLEDGPKRYTIGRTLIPRYFRSIFEGGATELFYVLKHPKESFHSNFVSLDCDQCTMVTQNGKPMFTQVCVEGRLYLEFMFDDMMRIKTWHFSIRQHREVVPRSILAMHAQDPQMLDQLSKNITRCGLSNSTLNYLRLCVILEPMQELMSRHKTYSLSPRDCLKTCLFQKWQRMVAPPAEPARQAPNKRRKRKMSGGSTVSTGGGNNSNSNSKKKSPASSFALSSQVPDVMVVGEPTLMGGEFGDEDERLITRLENTQFDAANGIDDEDSFSNSPALGNNSPWNNKAPSSQESKSDNPSSQSAP, from the exons GCTGTTCGTCCAAGTCGTTCAAGCTGTACTCCCCAAAGGAACCTCCCAACGGTAGTGCCTTCCCCCCATTTCACCCAGGCACTATGCTGGACAGAGATGTGGG CCCGACGCCAATGTACACCCCTTCGTACATGGAACCTGGAATAGG GAGGCATACACCATATGGAAACCAAACAGACTACAGGATATTTGAACTGAATAAACGGCTGCAGAACTGGACAGAG GATTGTGACAATCTATGGTGGGATGCCTTCACTACAGAATTCTTTGAAGATGATGCCATGTTAACAGTCACATTCTGTTTAGAAGATGGTCCTAAACGATACA CCATCGGCCGGACGTTGATTCCTCGCTACTTTAGAAGTATCTTTGAGGGGGGAGCGACTGAACTCTTCTATGTACTAAAGCATCCCAAGGAGTCTTTCCACAGCAACTTTGTGTCCCTTGACTGTGATCAGTGCACTATGGTCACGCAAAACGGCAAGCCCATGTTTACACAG GTTTGTGTAGAAGGCAGGTTATATCTGGAATTCATGTTTGACGATATGATGCGCATAAAGACGTGGCACTTCAGCATCAGACAGCACCGTGAAGTCGTTCCACGCAGCATATTGGCCATGCAT GCACAAGACCCACAGATGCTTGACCAGCTCTCAAAAAACATCACAAGATGTGGGTTGTCCAATTCAACATTAAACTACCTCAGA CTTTGTGTAATCCTGGAACCCATGCAGGAGTTAATGTCCAGACACAAGACGTACAGCCTCAGTCCTCGAGATTGTTTAAAGACATGCTTATTTCAGAAATGGCAAAGGATGGTTGCCCCACCAG CTGAGCCGGCAAGACAAGCGCCAAATAAGCGACGGAAACGGAAAATGTCTGGTGGCAGCACCGTGAGCACTGGTGGaggcaacaacagcaacagcaacagtaAGAAGAAAAGTCCAGCCAGCAGCTTTGCGCTCTCCAGCCAGGTACCT GACGTGATGGTGGTGGGTGAGCCCACTCTGATGGGAGGGGAGTTCGGGGACGAGGATGAGCGACTGATCACACGACTGGAGAATACGCAGTTTGATGCAGCCAATGGCATCGATGATGAGGACAGTTTCAGCAACTCCCCAGCTTTGGGCAACAACAGCCCGTGGAACAACAAAGCTCCCTCGAGCCAGGAGAGCAAGAGCGACAACCCCAGCTCCCAGTCGGCCCCGTAG
- the ldb1a gene encoding LIM domain-binding protein 1-A isoform X1: protein MSVGGCACPGCSSKSFKLYSPKEPPNGSAFPPFHPGTMLDRDVGPTPMYTPSYMEPGIGRHTPYGNQTDYRIFELNKRLQNWTEQDCDNLWWDAFTTEFFEDDAMLTVTFCLEDGPKRYTIGRTLIPRYFRSIFEGGATELFYVLKHPKESFHSNFVSLDCDQCTMVTQNGKPMFTQVCVEGRLYLEFMFDDMMRIKTWHFSIRQHREVVPRSILAMHAQDPQMLDQLSKNITRCGLSNSTLNYLRLCVILEPMQELMSRHKTYSLSPRDCLKTCLFQKWQRMVAPPAEPARQAPNKRRKRKMSGGSTVSTGGGNNSNSNSKKKSPASSFALSSQVPDVMVVGEPTLMGGEFGDEDERLITRLENTQFDAANGIDDEDSFSNSPALGNNSPWNNKAPSSQESKSDNPSSQSAP, encoded by the exons GCTGTTCGTCCAAGTCGTTCAAGCTGTACTCCCCAAAGGAACCTCCCAACGGTAGTGCCTTCCCCCCATTTCACCCAGGCACTATGCTGGACAGAGATGTGGG CCCGACGCCAATGTACACCCCTTCGTACATGGAACCTGGAATAGG GAGGCATACACCATATGGAAACCAAACAGACTACAGGATATTTGAACTGAATAAACGGCTGCAGAACTGGACAGAG CAGGATTGTGACAATCTATGGTGGGATGCCTTCACTACAGAATTCTTTGAAGATGATGCCATGTTAACAGTCACATTCTGTTTAGAAGATGGTCCTAAACGATACA CCATCGGCCGGACGTTGATTCCTCGCTACTTTAGAAGTATCTTTGAGGGGGGAGCGACTGAACTCTTCTATGTACTAAAGCATCCCAAGGAGTCTTTCCACAGCAACTTTGTGTCCCTTGACTGTGATCAGTGCACTATGGTCACGCAAAACGGCAAGCCCATGTTTACACAG GTTTGTGTAGAAGGCAGGTTATATCTGGAATTCATGTTTGACGATATGATGCGCATAAAGACGTGGCACTTCAGCATCAGACAGCACCGTGAAGTCGTTCCACGCAGCATATTGGCCATGCAT GCACAAGACCCACAGATGCTTGACCAGCTCTCAAAAAACATCACAAGATGTGGGTTGTCCAATTCAACATTAAACTACCTCAGA CTTTGTGTAATCCTGGAACCCATGCAGGAGTTAATGTCCAGACACAAGACGTACAGCCTCAGTCCTCGAGATTGTTTAAAGACATGCTTATTTCAGAAATGGCAAAGGATGGTTGCCCCACCAG CTGAGCCGGCAAGACAAGCGCCAAATAAGCGACGGAAACGGAAAATGTCTGGTGGCAGCACCGTGAGCACTGGTGGaggcaacaacagcaacagcaacagtaAGAAGAAAAGTCCAGCCAGCAGCTTTGCGCTCTCCAGCCAGGTACCT GACGTGATGGTGGTGGGTGAGCCCACTCTGATGGGAGGGGAGTTCGGGGACGAGGATGAGCGACTGATCACACGACTGGAGAATACGCAGTTTGATGCAGCCAATGGCATCGATGATGAGGACAGTTTCAGCAACTCCCCAGCTTTGGGCAACAACAGCCCGTGGAACAACAAAGCTCCCTCGAGCCAGGAGAGCAAGAGCGACAACCCCAGCTCCCAGTCGGCCCCGTAG
- the ldb1a gene encoding LIM domain-binding protein 1-A isoform X4, producing MSVGGCACPGCSSKSFKLYSPKEPPNGSAFPPFHPGTMLDRDVGPTPMYTPSYMEPGIGRHTPYGNQTDYRIFELNKRLQNWTEDCDNLWWDAFTTEFFEDDAMLTVTFCLEDGPKRYTIGRTLIPRYFRSIFEGGATELFYVLKHPKESFHSNFVSLDCDQCTMVTQNGKPMFTQVCVEGRLYLEFMFDDMMRIKTWHFSIRQHREVVPRSILAMHAQDPQMLDQLSKNITRCGLSNSTLNYLRLCVILEPMQELMSRHKTYSLSPRDCLKTCLFQKWQRMVAPPAEPARQAPNKRRKRKMSGGSTVSTGGGNNSNSNSKKKSPASSFALSSQDVMVVGEPTLMGGEFGDEDERLITRLENTQFDAANGIDDEDSFSNSPALGNNSPWNNKAPSSQESKSDNPSSQSAP from the exons GCTGTTCGTCCAAGTCGTTCAAGCTGTACTCCCCAAAGGAACCTCCCAACGGTAGTGCCTTCCCCCCATTTCACCCAGGCACTATGCTGGACAGAGATGTGGG CCCGACGCCAATGTACACCCCTTCGTACATGGAACCTGGAATAGG GAGGCATACACCATATGGAAACCAAACAGACTACAGGATATTTGAACTGAATAAACGGCTGCAGAACTGGACAGAG GATTGTGACAATCTATGGTGGGATGCCTTCACTACAGAATTCTTTGAAGATGATGCCATGTTAACAGTCACATTCTGTTTAGAAGATGGTCCTAAACGATACA CCATCGGCCGGACGTTGATTCCTCGCTACTTTAGAAGTATCTTTGAGGGGGGAGCGACTGAACTCTTCTATGTACTAAAGCATCCCAAGGAGTCTTTCCACAGCAACTTTGTGTCCCTTGACTGTGATCAGTGCACTATGGTCACGCAAAACGGCAAGCCCATGTTTACACAG GTTTGTGTAGAAGGCAGGTTATATCTGGAATTCATGTTTGACGATATGATGCGCATAAAGACGTGGCACTTCAGCATCAGACAGCACCGTGAAGTCGTTCCACGCAGCATATTGGCCATGCAT GCACAAGACCCACAGATGCTTGACCAGCTCTCAAAAAACATCACAAGATGTGGGTTGTCCAATTCAACATTAAACTACCTCAGA CTTTGTGTAATCCTGGAACCCATGCAGGAGTTAATGTCCAGACACAAGACGTACAGCCTCAGTCCTCGAGATTGTTTAAAGACATGCTTATTTCAGAAATGGCAAAGGATGGTTGCCCCACCAG CTGAGCCGGCAAGACAAGCGCCAAATAAGCGACGGAAACGGAAAATGTCTGGTGGCAGCACCGTGAGCACTGGTGGaggcaacaacagcaacagcaacagtaAGAAGAAAAGTCCAGCCAGCAGCTTTGCGCTCTCCAGCCAG GACGTGATGGTGGTGGGTGAGCCCACTCTGATGGGAGGGGAGTTCGGGGACGAGGATGAGCGACTGATCACACGACTGGAGAATACGCAGTTTGATGCAGCCAATGGCATCGATGATGAGGACAGTTTCAGCAACTCCCCAGCTTTGGGCAACAACAGCCCGTGGAACAACAAAGCTCCCTCGAGCCAGGAGAGCAAGAGCGACAACCCCAGCTCCCAGTCGGCCCCGTAG
- the ldb1a gene encoding LIM domain-binding protein 1-A isoform X3 yields MSVGGCACPGCSSKSFKLYSPKEPPNGSAFPPFHPGTMLDRDVGPTPMYTPSYMEPGIGRHTPYGNQTDYRIFELNKRLQNWTEQDCDNLWWDAFTTEFFEDDAMLTVTFCLEDGPKRYTIGRTLIPRYFRSIFEGGATELFYVLKHPKESFHSNFVSLDCDQCTMVTQNGKPMFTQVCVEGRLYLEFMFDDMMRIKTWHFSIRQHREVVPRSILAMHAQDPQMLDQLSKNITRCGLSNSTLNYLRLCVILEPMQELMSRHKTYSLSPRDCLKTCLFQKWQRMVAPPAEPARQAPNKRRKRKMSGGSTVSTGGGNNSNSNSKKKSPASSFALSSQDVMVVGEPTLMGGEFGDEDERLITRLENTQFDAANGIDDEDSFSNSPALGNNSPWNNKAPSSQESKSDNPSSQSAP; encoded by the exons GCTGTTCGTCCAAGTCGTTCAAGCTGTACTCCCCAAAGGAACCTCCCAACGGTAGTGCCTTCCCCCCATTTCACCCAGGCACTATGCTGGACAGAGATGTGGG CCCGACGCCAATGTACACCCCTTCGTACATGGAACCTGGAATAGG GAGGCATACACCATATGGAAACCAAACAGACTACAGGATATTTGAACTGAATAAACGGCTGCAGAACTGGACAGAG CAGGATTGTGACAATCTATGGTGGGATGCCTTCACTACAGAATTCTTTGAAGATGATGCCATGTTAACAGTCACATTCTGTTTAGAAGATGGTCCTAAACGATACA CCATCGGCCGGACGTTGATTCCTCGCTACTTTAGAAGTATCTTTGAGGGGGGAGCGACTGAACTCTTCTATGTACTAAAGCATCCCAAGGAGTCTTTCCACAGCAACTTTGTGTCCCTTGACTGTGATCAGTGCACTATGGTCACGCAAAACGGCAAGCCCATGTTTACACAG GTTTGTGTAGAAGGCAGGTTATATCTGGAATTCATGTTTGACGATATGATGCGCATAAAGACGTGGCACTTCAGCATCAGACAGCACCGTGAAGTCGTTCCACGCAGCATATTGGCCATGCAT GCACAAGACCCACAGATGCTTGACCAGCTCTCAAAAAACATCACAAGATGTGGGTTGTCCAATTCAACATTAAACTACCTCAGA CTTTGTGTAATCCTGGAACCCATGCAGGAGTTAATGTCCAGACACAAGACGTACAGCCTCAGTCCTCGAGATTGTTTAAAGACATGCTTATTTCAGAAATGGCAAAGGATGGTTGCCCCACCAG CTGAGCCGGCAAGACAAGCGCCAAATAAGCGACGGAAACGGAAAATGTCTGGTGGCAGCACCGTGAGCACTGGTGGaggcaacaacagcaacagcaacagtaAGAAGAAAAGTCCAGCCAGCAGCTTTGCGCTCTCCAGCCAG GACGTGATGGTGGTGGGTGAGCCCACTCTGATGGGAGGGGAGTTCGGGGACGAGGATGAGCGACTGATCACACGACTGGAGAATACGCAGTTTGATGCAGCCAATGGCATCGATGATGAGGACAGTTTCAGCAACTCCCCAGCTTTGGGCAACAACAGCCCGTGGAACAACAAAGCTCCCTCGAGCCAGGAGAGCAAGAGCGACAACCCCAGCTCCCAGTCGGCCCCGTAG